In Deltaproteobacteria bacterium, a genomic segment contains:
- a CDS encoding DUF1343 domain-containing protein has protein sequence MSSLASVRTGLDEMALSNFEKLKSARLGVIASTASVDFRLRHIVDLMKNSANCNVVRLFAPEHGVRGVYQAMEEVSTSVDLHTGIPVVSLYGSSEGSLTPKPETFEDLDVVVVDMQDIGSRYYTYAQTLCFAMRTAQKTGTKILVLDRPNPINGEDVEGSPLCSECKSFCGQYPVANRHGMTIGELAMLMHKGFCYGDNAVAPIPCELEIVCLENWSRRLYADEINWRWVQPSPNIPSVHSAVVYPGACLFEATNISEGRGTTQPFELLGAPFIDGRAWAEETLKSELQLEGAILRPVSFMPQFDKYKGKICDGIQIHVVDRERFKPFRWALALIATAARMYPDKFIWRQGAYEFIEDVQAIDLLFGSNEFRKCVERKTSLAKLLNAIAEFEAWFRNARQEFLLY, from the coding sequence ATGAGTTCGTTAGCAAGCGTTAGGACGGGGCTGGACGAGATGGCGTTGTCGAATTTTGAAAAGCTAAAATCTGCGCGCCTCGGCGTCATTGCGAGCACGGCGAGTGTAGATTTTCGTTTGCGCCATATTGTCGATTTGATGAAAAACAGCGCTAACTGCAATGTCGTAAGGCTTTTTGCGCCGGAACACGGAGTTCGCGGTGTATATCAAGCCATGGAGGAGGTTAGCACATCAGTCGATTTGCATACTGGTATTCCAGTGGTAAGTCTTTACGGGAGTTCTGAGGGAAGCCTAACGCCCAAGCCAGAAACTTTTGAGGATTTAGACGTAGTTGTCGTCGACATGCAGGATATTGGCAGTAGGTATTACACTTATGCCCAAACGCTTTGCTTTGCCATGCGCACAGCTCAAAAGACTGGGACAAAAATACTAGTGCTAGACAGGCCAAACCCCATCAATGGTGAGGATGTGGAGGGCTCGCCATTATGCAGTGAGTGCAAGAGTTTTTGTGGGCAATACCCAGTAGCGAATCGCCATGGCATGACTATAGGCGAGCTTGCGATGTTGATGCACAAGGGCTTTTGCTATGGGGATAACGCCGTGGCCCCGATTCCCTGCGAGCTTGAAATCGTTTGTTTGGAAAACTGGTCGAGAAGGTTATATGCCGATGAGATAAACTGGCGATGGGTTCAGCCGTCTCCTAATATCCCGAGCGTTCATTCGGCCGTTGTTTATCCTGGAGCTTGTCTATTTGAGGCAACTAATATTTCGGAGGGCCGCGGCACGACGCAGCCTTTTGAGTTATTGGGCGCTCCGTTTATCGATGGGCGCGCTTGGGCGGAGGAGACGCTTAAGAGCGAGCTACAATTAGAGGGCGCTATACTTCGGCCAGTTAGTTTTATGCCGCAGTTTGATAAATATAAAGGAAAGATTTGCGATGGAATTCAGATTCACGTCGTCGACCGCGAACGCTTTAAGCCCTTTCGCTGGGCGCTAGCTTTAATTGCAACCGCGGCGCGAATGTATCCTGACAAATTTATTTGGCGGCAGGGGGCTTATGAATTCATTGAGGATGTGCAGGCTATAGATCTTCTTTTTGGCAGCAATGAATTTAGAAAGTGCGTAGAGAGAAAGACTAGTTTAGCAAAACTGTTGAACGCCATTGCTGAGTTTGAGGCCTGGTTTAGGAATGCGCGTCAGGAATTTCTATTGTATTAA
- a CDS encoding polyprenyl synthetase family protein — MEVRISDLLKDEKEALDLIEERIRSRLAAEAPLLTDISTYLLALGGKRIRPLVTVLANKLFVNSRTTEELIDVAAGIELIHMATLLHDDIIDESPIRRHKVSAYVRFGLAPSLLAGDFLLVRAFGLCAHLDAAIVDATERACVELTEGEILEGQLTSSSPRSLDSYIDVVGKKTASLFALAGEVGARLANVSARNVQKMRTYGYWAGVAFQMIDDILDVVSTEDLLGKPSGTDLRQKTPSLVNILWLESGDRRALDFFTKETITAGDSAEAMNYLRNTAVIEQCREVAKKYASLAKSAVNDISDGGLNLFTKEKLLGLIDYTLNRCL; from the coding sequence ATGGAAGTAAGAATTTCAGATCTACTAAAAGATGAGAAAGAGGCTCTCGATCTAATCGAGGAGCGGATTCGGTCGCGACTTGCGGCGGAGGCACCCTTACTGACCGACATTTCGACATACCTTCTAGCTTTGGGAGGAAAGAGGATTCGTCCGCTCGTTACAGTATTGGCGAACAAGCTGTTTGTAAATTCAAGAACGACCGAGGAACTCATAGATGTCGCGGCTGGCATTGAGCTCATTCACATGGCAACACTACTACATGACGACATTATTGATGAGTCACCGATTAGGCGGCACAAAGTATCGGCTTATGTTCGTTTTGGACTCGCGCCTAGCCTGCTAGCGGGCGATTTTCTTTTAGTAAGGGCGTTTGGCCTTTGTGCTCATTTAGATGCGGCGATTGTAGATGCTACTGAGCGCGCATGCGTGGAGCTCACAGAGGGTGAGATCCTCGAGGGTCAGCTTACTAGTAGTAGTCCGCGAAGTTTAGATAGTTACATTGACGTCGTTGGCAAGAAGACAGCCTCTCTTTTTGCGCTGGCTGGCGAGGTGGGTGCGCGCCTAGCGAATGTGAGCGCTCGAAATGTTCAGAAAATGAGAACTTATGGGTATTGGGCCGGCGTGGCATTTCAAATGATTGACGATATTCTGGACGTGGTTTCGACTGAGGATTTATTGGGGAAGCCTAGCGGAACGGATTTAAGGCAGAAGACTCCGTCGCTCGTTAATATTCTCTGGCTCGAAAGTGGCGACAGGAGGGCGTTGGATTTTTTTACCAAAGAGACAATAACGGCTGGCGATAGCGCGGAAGCGATGAACTACTTAAGGAACACTGCGGTTATCGAGCAGTGTAGAGAAGTTGCAAAGAAATACGCTAGCCTTGCAAAGTCAGCGGTTAACGATATAAGCGATGGTGGGCTCAATTTGTTTACCAAAGAGAAGCTTTTGGGTCTAATCGACTACACGTTAAATCGCTGCTTGTAG
- a CDS encoding flotillin family protein translates to MGYVYLIVAIASFVLLFIVLVFLAGRIYVRCPANKILAVQGSVGAGRSVRCYHGGATFVVPLFQHSQFLDLTPLTIMIPLKGALSQQNIRVNVPSTFTIAIDTNPENMTNAAVRLLDLDQQDIESMAMEIIFGQLRLTIASLTIEEINQDRERFLEAIRNNIGPELQKIGLTLINVNITDITDESGYIESIGKKAAAVAINQAKIDVAEEEKRGDIGASNADRERRIKVAAFNAEAVEGENKANAAIASYDADLAEKQAAAHQRGTVAQQQAEAEIQLARAKAEEKRLIAEQVVPREIEKRKVEIDAEAEAERLRREAGGEAAAIIAVKTAEAEGIGKILQAKANGYAQMVDACNDGPKDAATMLMVEKIEEVVKLQVEAIKNIKIDKVTVWDSSGGENGTSSTSKFMSNLIKALPPLHEVANMAGVELPAYLGDLSQNAIEAEKS, encoded by the coding sequence ATGGGCTATGTTTATCTTATAGTTGCGATTGCAAGCTTTGTATTGTTATTTATTGTTTTAGTTTTTTTGGCTGGACGAATTTACGTGCGCTGTCCGGCGAATAAGATTTTGGCAGTTCAGGGCAGTGTTGGCGCTGGGCGTTCGGTTAGGTGTTATCACGGTGGAGCGACTTTTGTTGTTCCGCTGTTCCAGCACTCGCAATTTCTCGATTTAACTCCGCTAACCATTATGATTCCGCTTAAGGGCGCCTTGTCCCAGCAAAACATTCGCGTGAACGTGCCATCGACGTTTACTATTGCTATAGACACAAATCCGGAGAATATGACCAATGCCGCTGTGCGCTTGCTCGATTTAGATCAGCAAGATATTGAGTCCATGGCGATGGAAATAATCTTTGGTCAACTGCGTTTAACAATTGCCTCGCTTACCATTGAGGAGATAAACCAAGATCGCGAGCGCTTCTTGGAGGCGATTAGAAATAACATTGGCCCGGAGCTACAAAAAATTGGACTTACGTTAATTAACGTTAATATTACCGATATTACGGATGAGTCGGGGTATATTGAAAGCATTGGCAAGAAGGCTGCCGCTGTAGCTATTAACCAAGCGAAGATAGATGTGGCGGAGGAGGAGAAGCGGGGAGACATTGGCGCATCGAATGCCGATCGCGAGCGGCGCATTAAGGTTGCGGCCTTTAACGCCGAGGCGGTTGAGGGAGAGAACAAGGCCAATGCTGCCATTGCTAGTTACGATGCCGATTTGGCCGAGAAGCAGGCTGCGGCGCATCAGCGAGGGACTGTTGCTCAGCAGCAAGCCGAGGCGGAAATTCAGTTAGCGCGAGCTAAGGCAGAGGAGAAGCGTTTAATTGCTGAACAGGTAGTGCCGCGGGAGATTGAGAAGCGCAAAGTGGAGATCGACGCCGAGGCGGAGGCGGAACGCTTGCGCAGAGAGGCGGGCGGTGAGGCGGCTGCTATTATCGCCGTTAAGACCGCCGAAGCCGAGGGCATTGGAAAAATACTTCAGGCGAAGGCGAATGGATATGCGCAGATGGTCGACGCTTGTAATGACGGGCCAAAAGACGCAGCTACTATGCTCATGGTAGAAAAAATCGAAGAGGTCGTAAAACTGCAAGTTGAGGCGATTAAGAATATTAAGATCGATAAGGTAACTGTATGGGACAGTTCCGGGGGCGAAAACGGAACCAGTTCTACGTCGAAATTTATGAGCAACCTAATTAAGGCTCTTCCGCCTCTTCATGAAGTTGCAAATATGGCGGGCGTGGAACTGCCAGCCTATTTAGGCGACCTTAGCCAGAATGCTATAGAAGCCGAGAAATCGTGA